GCTGCTTTGTGGTTGTTGGAACCCTTGCCGCCAAAGTTCCCCTCCTCGATGTATTTCTTGGCATTATCCCAAGCTCCACCTGAGTTTGCCATAAAAATTGCAAGAACAAAGCCTGCGGCAAGACCACCGGCAAGTAATCCCAAAACACCTGCTACGCCAAGAACCAAGCCGGTAACAATGGGTAAAATTATTGCCAAAAGCGATGGCAGAATCATCTCGATTTGAGCACCGCGAGTTGAAATGGCCACGCAGCGAGCATAATCGGGTTCGGCTTCACCTTCCATGATGCCCTTAATTTCACGGAACTGACGACGAACTTCCTCAACCATTTTTTGTGCAGCACGACCAACAGCGTTCATGGTTAAGCCACTAAACAGGAAGGCCATCATGGCTCCAATAAAAACGCCAACAAGCACAACGGGGTTCATCAGGTTAACCTGGTAGTAGTTCATAAAGTCCACAATGGTTGCCTTTGCGGTATCAATGGTGTCGCCATTGGCAAGTGTAATTACATTCTCACCAATACGGATTAACCCAATTTTAATCTCCTCAATGTAGGAGGCTAAAAGCGCTAGGGCGGTTAAAGCTGCGGAGCCTATGGCAAATCCTTTACCAGTAGCTGCAGTTGTATTACCCAAAGCATCAAGTGCATCGGTACGTTTGCGAACCTCGGGGTCTAAGTGGCTCATTTCAGCGTTACCTCCAGCATTGTCGGCAATTGGACCGTAAGCATCGGTAGCCAGGGTAATACCCAGTGTAGAAAGCATTCCAACAGCGGCAATACCTATACCGTATAGGCCTAACTGAATGTTTTGGGCATCGAGCATGTGCTTAACATCGAAATTGATGGCCGAAAGGAATGCAATTAGTATTGCTATTGCAATGGTAATAACAGGTATGGCAGTTGACACCATTCCTAAACCCACCCCTGAGATGATAACCGTAGCTGGTCCGGTTTGAGCGCTTTCAGAAATCTTGCGGGTAGGCTTATATGAGTGCGAGGTGAAGTATTCCGTTGATAGTCCAATTATAATGCCAGCCAGCAACCCTGTAACAACCGAGAAGGATATTCCCATCCAGTTCTGCAGGCCTAATGCGTAAAGGATTACAAAGGTAAGGATTGCAATTAGTGCTGAGCTCACGTTAACGCCCACACCCAACGAGCGAAGCAGGTCACGCATGGTTGCGCCCTCTTTGGTACGAACCATATAAATGCCTAGAATGGAAAGCACTATGCCAACACTAGCAATTAACATGGGTGCAAGGATTGCTTTGTACTGCATGTCTACTCCGGTTGCAGCAAATGCTGTTGCCCCTAGGGCTGCAGTGGCAAGAATTGACCCTGCATAAGATTCGTATAAGTCGGCACCCATACCGGCTACATCGCCCACATTATCGCCCACGTTATCGGCAATGGTGGCTGGGTTGCGGGGGTCATCCTCCGGGATACCTGCCTCAACCTTACCTACAAGGTCGGCACCCACATCAGCGGCCTTAGTATAAATACCACCACCCACACGGGCAAACAGTGCTTGGGTTGAGGCACCCATTCCAAAGGTAAGCATTGTGGTGGTAATGATGATTAACTTATGAGAGCTATCGGGTTCATCGATAAAGTAGTTGAGGATCAGATACCATAAGGAAATATCGAGTACTGCCAGACCAACCACAACCAATCCCATTACTGCACCCGACCTGAATGCTACCCTAAGGCCATGGTTTAGGGAGTTCTTAGCAGCGTTAGCCGTTCGAGCCGATGCATAGGTGGCGGTTTTCATTCCAAAAAATCCGGCTAAACCGGAAAAGAAACCACCGGTTAGGAATGCAAACGGTGTCCATTTGTTTTGCACTCCCAGTCCAAATGCCAAGTATACAAAAAGCAGCATCAGCACAATAAATACAATAAACACCACCTTGTACTGCTGCTTTAGGTACGACATGGCACCCGTACGCACGTGCTGTGCAATCTTTTTCATCAGGTCAGTACCCTCATCTTCCCTCATCATCTGCCTAAAAAAGTGGTAAGCAAACGCCAGGGCAATCACCGATGCAATCGGTACAATCCAGA
This region of Tenuifilum sp. 4138str genomic DNA includes:
- a CDS encoding sodium-translocating pyrophosphatase — its product is MIIDNLFWIVPIASVIALAFAYHFFRQMMREDEGTDLMKKIAQHVRTGAMSYLKQQYKVVFIVFIVLMLLFVYLAFGLGVQNKWTPFAFLTGGFFSGLAGFFGMKTATYASARTANAAKNSLNHGLRVAFRSGAVMGLVVVGLAVLDISLWYLILNYFIDEPDSSHKLIIITTTMLTFGMGASTQALFARVGGGIYTKAADVGADLVGKVEAGIPEDDPRNPATIADNVGDNVGDVAGMGADLYESYAGSILATAALGATAFAATGVDMQYKAILAPMLIASVGIVLSILGIYMVRTKEGATMRDLLRSLGVGVNVSSALIAILTFVILYALGLQNWMGISFSVVTGLLAGIIIGLSTEYFTSHSYKPTRKISESAQTGPATVIISGVGLGMVSTAIPVITIAIAILIAFLSAINFDVKHMLDAQNIQLGLYGIGIAAVGMLSTLGITLATDAYGPIADNAGGNAEMSHLDPEVRKRTDALDALGNTTAATGKGFAIGSAALTALALLASYIEEIKIGLIRIGENVITLANGDTIDTAKATIVDFMNYYQVNLMNPVVLVGVFIGAMMAFLFSGLTMNAVGRAAQKMVEEVRRQFREIKGIMEGEAEPDYARCVAISTRGAQIEMILPSLLAIILPIVTGLVLGVAGVLGLLAGGLAAGFVLAIFMANSGGAWDNAKKYIEEGNFGGKGSNNHKAAIVGDTVGDPFKDTSGPSLNILIKLMSMVSIVMAGLTASFSIL